Below is a genomic region from Rouxiella chamberiensis.
CACCAAGCATGTCATCCAATTATTAAGGAGAGGTTAAAATGGAAAAGATGTCGAGAAGACATTTTATGGCGTTCGCCGCGGGCGGAACGGTCGCACTGGTCGCCGGACAGGTTCACGCCCACGACAACAATATCAAGGTGTATCCGGCAGGCAGCAATCCACCTGGCGGCGGTCGCGATCCCGGCCCTCATGACCCTATCCGCGAAGCCGAGAATCCTGACATCGTCGACCCGCCGTCCACCGACAGCGGCACCGTCCCGAATCTGCGCTTCTCCTTCAGCGATTCGCACGTGCGTAAAGGAAGCGGCGGCTGGACCCGTCAGGTTACTCAGCGCGAACTGGGGATTTCCACCACCATCGCGGGCGTGGATATGCGCCTCAACGCAGGCGGGATCCGCGAACTGCACTGGCACAAAGAGGGCGAATGGGCCTACATGACCTACGGAAACGCGCGGGTCACCGCGTTCGATACCGAAGGTGGATGGTTTGTCGACGACATCGGGGTTGGCGATCTGTGGTATTTCCCGCCGGGCATGCCGCATTCGATTCAGGGAATCGGACCGGACGGCTGTGAATTCCTGCTGGCGTTTGACGATGGAAGTTTCGACGAAGACAGCACCTTTTTACTGTCCGACTGGTTCAAGCATATTCCCCCCGAGATCCTTGCCAAGAACTTCAAGGTGCCCGTTTCGACCTTCACCAACCTGCCGTCACCAAGTGACGAATACATCTTTGCCGGTACGGTTCCCGGCAGTCTGGCCTCGGACGCGACTCAAAACGCCAAAAAATCCAGATTGCAGTTTACCCACCGCATGCTTGCGCAGGAGCCTATCAAGGCACCGGGCGGCACGGTAAGGATAACGGACTCCTCTACTTTCCCTATTTCCAAAACCATTGCCGCCGCGCTTGTCGAAATCGAGCCAGGCGGACTGCGTGAACTGCACTGGCATCCCAACAATGACGAATGGCAATA
It encodes:
- a CDS encoding cupin domain-containing protein; the encoded protein is MEKMSRRHFMAFAAGGTVALVAGQVHAHDNNIKVYPAGSNPPGGGRDPGPHDPIREAENPDIVDPPSTDSGTVPNLRFSFSDSHVRKGSGGWTRQVTQRELGISTTIAGVDMRLNAGGIRELHWHKEGEWAYMTYGNARVTAFDTEGGWFVDDIGVGDLWYFPPGMPHSIQGIGPDGCEFLLAFDDGSFDEDSTFLLSDWFKHIPPEILAKNFKVPVSTFTNLPSPSDEYIFAGTVPGSLASDATQNAKKSRLQFTHRMLAQEPIKAPGGTVRITDSSTFPISKTIAAALVEIEPGGLRELHWHPNNDEWQYYLEGEGRMGVFASSGQARTFDYRAGDVGYVPFAMGHYIENTGKGPLRFLELFKSDYYADISLNQWLASTPPELVRQHLKLDDTFMKALSLQKNPVVK